The genomic region CAGGCCCTGCAGAAGGTGAACATGCTGGCACTTCAGCTCATGGTCGACGCCTACTATGCGAGCACCCTCGAACGCGTGCAGGCCATTGTCTCATCCCAGCGCGAGGCTATCCTTGAGCTGTCGACTCCCGTCATCGAGATCAGCGACGGGGTCATGGTACTCCCGCTCATCGGCACCATCGATAGTGTTCGCACCCGACAGATCATGGACAGCCTGCTCAACCGAGTAGTCGAGACCCAGGCTGAGATCGTGATTCTCGATCTCACCGGCGTGGCCGTCGTCGACACGGCAGTGGCCAATCACCTGATGAAGACGGTTGAGGCGGCCGAGCTGCTTGGAACGCGCTGCATCATCACGGGCATCAGCCCGGCAATTGCCCAGACCCTCGTGCACCTCGGGGTCGATCTCGGTCGCATCACCACCAGCGCAACGCTGCGAACCGGGTTGAAGCTGGCCTGGCGCAGCCAGGGCGTCGGCCTGCAGGCGCGAGAGAGAGCGCAGTGACCCGGCGCGCGCCTCGACTCAAGGAAAGAGGTTGAGATGGCTCGCATACCTGTGCTGAAGTTCAAGGACGTACTCGTTGTCTCGTTGCAGGTCGAGATGCAGGATCAGCTCGCGCTCGAGCTGCAAGACGACGTGCTCTCCGCCCTCGCGCGATCCTCGGCCCGAGGCCTGCTCATCGACGTGAGCGGCATCGACGTGGTCGACTCCTTTCTCGGGCGGGTCATTGCCGACACGGCGAGCATGGCGCGGCTCATGGGAACCCCCACGGTACTCGCAG from Pseudomonadota bacterium harbors:
- a CDS encoding STAS domain-containing protein, which produces MARIPVLKFKDVLVVSLQVEMQDQLALELQDDVLSALARSSARGLLIDVSGIDVVDSFLGRVIADTASMARLMGTPTVLAGLQPAVAIVLTELGLKLPHIRTALNLEKGLSLLDAEP
- a CDS encoding STAS domain-containing protein codes for the protein MSHDFKIDISLAEWQERLTYLNIGEEDAAVLKPLHETFVARRETFLDRFYDHLLGFNDRHNALATPQIAARARQGQATYMERMLLGDYDLEFYRLSVRVGLRHQELGLEPRWVVGAWTMYLTYWTDVVCELFPDDKEKRLRTLQALQKVNMLALQLMVDAYYASTLERVQAIVSSQREAILELSTPVIEISDGVMVLPLIGTIDSVRTRQIMDSLLNRVVETQAEIVILDLTGVAVVDTAVANHLMKTVEAAELLGTRCIITGISPAIAQTLVHLGVDLGRITTSATLRTGLKLAWRSQGVGLQARERAQ